In Bacillus sp. DX3.1, the following proteins share a genomic window:
- a CDS encoding glycosyltransferase family 2 protein → MKVIVFIPALNEEDSIAHVIQKVPRHFHPNVTVEVLVIDDGSTDRTVAVAKEAGADHVVSFAKNGGLGAAVRAGLQESYRLGADISVMIDADDEYPADEIPNVLEPIFAGEADYTMGSRFRGTIRGMRLHRRLGNYCFTMLQCLLLRKWIRDGQSGMRAFSRQAMKHGEIVHDYNYAQVITLNLVRKGFRVQEVPITYKVRETGESFISFRKYMTRVFPAIWKEMTRPVEKVTIDYEAYVLTEDKKCS, encoded by the coding sequence ATGAAAGTAATTGTTTTTATACCGGCCTTAAATGAAGAGGATTCTATTGCACATGTCATTCAAAAGGTGCCGCGTCATTTTCATCCGAATGTAACGGTAGAAGTACTTGTCATCGATGATGGCTCAACTGATCGAACAGTAGCTGTTGCAAAAGAAGCAGGAGCTGATCATGTCGTTTCATTTGCAAAAAACGGTGGACTTGGCGCAGCTGTTCGAGCGGGTTTGCAGGAAAGCTATCGCCTTGGAGCTGACATTAGTGTAATGATTGATGCTGATGATGAATACCCAGCTGACGAAATTCCAAATGTACTTGAGCCTATTTTTGCAGGAGAAGCTGATTATACGATGGGTTCTCGTTTTCGAGGGACGATTCGAGGAATGAGATTACATCGACGTCTTGGGAATTACTGCTTTACAATGTTGCAATGCTTGTTGCTACGAAAATGGATTCGCGATGGGCAATCAGGTATGCGTGCTTTTTCTAGACAAGCAATGAAGCATGGGGAAATTGTTCACGATTATAACTATGCACAAGTTATTACTTTAAACTTAGTGCGAAAAGGATTTCGCGTACAAGAAGTCCCGATTACGTATAAAGTAAGAGAAACAGGGGAGTCCTTTATTTCTTTTCGTAAGTATATGACACGCGTTTTTCCGGCGATTTGGAAAGAGATGACACGTCCGGTGGAGAAAGTTACGATTGACTATGAAGCATATGTATTAACAGAAGATAAGAAGTGCTCATAA